CACGTTTTCCAGAACAGATTTATGTGGAAAGAGGTTGAACTGCTGAAACACCATACCAACATCCTGGCGTACAAGGTTAATGTTTACCTTCGGATCAACAAGATTATAGCCATTCACCACTACTTCTCCGCCAGTGATATCCTCAAGCTTATTTAAACAGCGGAGAAACGTGCTTTTCCCTGAACCGGACGGACCGATCACGCAGACTACTTCCTGTTCCTTGATTTCAGAGTTTATATCTTTTAACACTTCTAAATCCCCAAAGGATTTTTTTAAGTTTCGTACTTTGATCATTGAGAGTTCGTTCCCCCTTTTTTATATCCTATTAGGTCTCTTTATCGTTTTCCTGATGTTAACTAGATTATACCTTCTGAAAGGGGAGAATGCGATGAATAAAACTTTTAATGTAAACTGTTATAAAAATTTTTAGAAAACTTATTGACCATCTAGGAAGTTTCACCTATACTCAACTTATGAAAACGATTTCATGATTTCGATTTCATAGTGAGAAATGAAGGAGAAACGCAATGGCGACTATTCAAGATGTAGCAAAGCTGGCCGGATTATCGAGAACAACAGTCTCCAGAGTAATCAATCAGCATCCATATGTTACGGATGAAAAGAAAAGACTCGTTATGAATGCGATGGAAGAGTTAAATTATGTACCTAATTCTTCTGCACGCCGGCTAAGAAAGCAGCAGACTGAAACCATTGCCGTTTATGTCCCAAGGATCACAAATCCCTTCTTCAGCCAAATGGTTGAGGTCATGGGAAACTATGCGTCCGATAAAGGATACCAGCTTATTCTCTGCCAGACGAGCTACAGCCGCAATCAGGAGATCAATTATCTTGAATTACTGAAAACGAAGCAAGTAGACGGGTTGATCCTCACGTCCATCGAGAATGAATGGAGTGACATTGAACCGTATATGAACTTTGGGCCGATCATGTTATGCAATGAATACAATGATGAAGCCGATGTACCAACCGTTTATTTAAATCAGGTTGAAGGCGGTTACATAGGGACGCGGCATCTCATCGAGCAAGGCCATACGAAAATTGGATATTGCTCGGGGGACAACACCGCATCGCGCGTAGCTTCTGACCGGTACAAAGGCTATAAGAAGGCATTGGCTGAGGCAGGGCTTCCTGTCAACGATGAGTGGTTCCTGACAAGTGCATACAGCATCGAGGATGGAAAGCGGATTTTTCAAACTATCGCAAGCATGCAGAACCCTCCTACGGCAGTGTTTACCGGAAGTGATGAAGTAGCAGCAGGAATCTGGAAGGAAGCGGTCAATCATCAATGGCGAGTACCGGATGATTTAGCCATCATAGGTTTCGATGACCAGCCAATTGCAGATTTGATCGGTTTGACGACGATTGAGCAGCCGATAGAGGAAATTGCAAAGCGGGCAATGGAACAAATGATTCAAACGATAGAAAAGAAACTGCCAAGCAAGAAAAAGGAAATACAGCTTGATTTTAAACTGGTTAAACGGCGGTCTACCTGATTCCATTAATGGAATCAGCAGTCCGCGTACTATATTAAAGGGGGATAACCTTGATGAACATCAAAAAAATCTCAAAGGTCATTACAACATCACTTGCTCTTTCACTCGTTTTGTCCGCGTGCAGTGACAACAAAGCGAGCACAGACGAAAAGTCAAAGGATTCTGGAAGCAAGGGTAAAAAAGTCGAGTTGATTTATGCCCGCGGTAAAGATGACACACATGCTACGCAAAAGATGGTAGCAGCGTTCGAGAAGAAGTACCCGAACATCGATGTTAAATTCCGTGAGATGCCTGCTGACACAGGAAAGCAGCATAATGCTTACGTAACAGCGTTCAACGCCAAATCAGATGAGATCGATGTCTTTGATATGGATGTTGTGTGGCCGGCAGAGTTTGCACAGGCGGGCTACGTTATGCCGCTGGACCGTTTCATCCAAAAAGACGGTGTAAAGCTGGACGAGTATAACGAAGGTGCATTGAGCGCTTCGAAATTTAAAGGAAAACAATGGGCACTTCCAAAGTTCATCGATGCCGGTATGCTTTTCTATCGTACAGACCTTGTAAAATCACCGCCGAAAACGTGGGATGATCTTTTAAAACAGGCAAAAGCAGATAAAGGAAAAGGCGGTACGAAGTTCGGATACTTGATGCAGGCAAAGCAATATGAAGGACTTGTATGTAACGCGGTTGAATTTATCGCTTCTTACGGCGGAGAGATTATCAATGACAAAGGAGAAGTTGTCGTAGATTCTCCACAAGCTGTAAAAGGGATCAAAAAACTTGTAGAAGTTGCTACTTCTGATGTTGTACCTAAAAACGTAACGACATTCGCAGAGCCTGAGTCTCATACAGCATTCATTAACGGACAATCTGCGTTCATCCGCAACTGGCCGTATCAATATGCTCTTGCTAATGATAAGTCACAATCTAAAATTGTAGGCAAAATTGGCGTAGCACCGCTTCCAGCTGGTGACAAAGGACCTGCTGCTGCACTTGGCGGATGGCAAGCGGGTATCAACAAGAATACTGATGTACCGAAAGAAGCTTGGTTATTCCTTAAATTTATGGCGGGTGAAGAAGGACAGAAGCTTGATGCGATCAATGGCGGACATGCTCCAACGCTCAACAAATTGTTCGACGATCCAGATGTTCAAAAAGCAAATCCTTACTTTAAAGAAGAAGGATTCGTAAACGCTCTTAAATCAGCGGTATCCCGTCCGGTAGCACCGAACTACACTGAAATCTCAGATATCATCCAAATCCAGATTTCCAAAGCGATCGCTAAAGAAATCACACCGGAACAAGCAGCTAAAAACATGCAAAAAGAAATCTCTGCAAAGCTTGAAAAGTAATAGACTCGACAAGTAAATGCATAAGCCTTCATGTATATGGAGGCTTATGCAAAATTATTAGTGGTATCGATTCCAGAATGAAATGGATGGACTGTTGCTTCGCCAGTCCATCGATGGCATTCGTTATGTAAGGAGTGGACAAACGTGGAAGTAAAGCTAAATCCAGAGAAACAGCCAAAGCAGGTAAAGCCTTCTTCAGGAAAAAAACGAAAAGCGTCTGAAAGCAGATTGGGCTATATGCTTGTTGCCCCATCTTTGATTTTAATTCTACTTATCGCAGTATGGCCCGTACTTCAATCGTTTTATTACAGCCTGTTTGACCTCAGATTAAATAACCCGACAAAATCCGAAGTAAACTTGAGTTACCATATTGACCTTGAAAAGTATTTAAACAGTTACCCTTTTCTGATCAGTACACTCGAAGACGAGGCAGGGAAAGCAAAGGGGTCAACGGCTGACACGCTAAATGGATTGATTAAAGAGCTAAAAGATGTTGATACAGGCATACAAAGTGATGCTGCTGTTAAGAAAAAATATGAGCAAGTCGATGACAAACTGACGAACATGGAGCCGGTAAGTGAAGAGCTAAGCTCGGTAAAGGTTGATAAAGCTGATGCAATGAAGCTTGATAAGACGCTTCATAAAGTATCCACACAAGTAAAGGACCTTAAGGGGCTTAAGAGTGAAGAGGATGCTCTCGGCTTGTCTTCTTCCCTGAACGAAGCGGTAATTAAGCCTAACTTTATCGGATTTGACCATTACAAGAGCAATCTGACGGATAAGCGGATGTGGATGGCGATTTGGAATACAAGCGCGTTTACCATCATTTCCGTTTTTATAGAACTGGTACTTGGACTTGCGATTGCTGTATTGATCAATAAAGCTTTCTTTGGAAGAGGTCTGGTCAGGGCGACGATCCTCATTCCTTGGGCGATTCCAACCGCCGTTTCTGCGAAAATGTGGCAGTTCTTATATGATGGCCAGAATGGGATCGTCGCTAAGATTTTTGAGAAAATCGGACTCGTTGATAATGCGACGGATCTCCTGACAAGCAATATCGGAGCCATGTTTTCTATTATTTTTACGGATGTCTGGAAAACGACTCCATATATGGCGTTATTGCTCTTAGCCGGCCTGCAGACAATCTCATCTTCACTCTACGAGGCCGCGTCCATTGATGGAGCGACCAAATGGAAGCAGTTCACGACCATTACACTGCCTTTGTTAAAATCCAGTATTCTGGTAGCCTTGCTGTTCAGAACACTCGATGCTTTCCGGGTATTTGACCTTGTCTATGTACTGACAGGCGGAGGTCCTGCCAACTCAACGGAAACAATATCGATCCTGGCGTACAAAAGGATGTTCGAACAGACCAATTTCGGGGACGGTTCAGCACTGTCGGTTATCGTCTTTGTCTGTGTTGCCGTCATTTCCATGATTTTCATCAAGTTTCTTGGCCGTGACCTGTTAAACGACAAGTAGGGCAGTTACTGTAAAAAGGAGTGAGAATTCGTGAATAAAAAAGCAGGACCGCTGTTTTATATCTTTCTTGCAATCTTTGTGTTTCTCGTCATGTTCCCGTTCTTATGGATGCTGTTAAGCTCGATTAAGCCAGTTTCAGAGCTGTTTGGGGATAAGGCGTTCCATCCGTTTACAGACCATCCTACTTTTAAAAACTATGTGTCTGTATTCACTAACTATCCGTTTCTTAAATACTTATGGAACAGCTTCGTTGTTTCGGGTGTTACGACGGTATATACAGTTTTAATCGCATCATTCACAGCTTACGCGATCGCGAGGCTTCAGTTTAAAGGGAAGACAGTTATTTTGGGGCTGGTGCTCTCGGTATCCATGTTCCCCCAGATCGCTACCATTTCACCGATCTACATTCTATTGAAGAATATCGGATTGACCAACAGCTACTTAGGTTTGATCATTCCCTATACAACGGTTACGCTTCCGCTGTCGATCTGGATTCTGGTTACCTTCTTCCGCAAGATCCCGTTTGATCTGGAGGAAGCAGCAAAGATGGATGGAGCAACCTTGATGCAGACGTACTGGAAAGTTATACTGCCGCTTGCTGTGCCGGGAATCTTTACAACAGCGATTCTCGTATTTATCGCAGCATGGAATGAATTCCTGTTCGCCTTAACCATCAACACCGATGATAAATTAAAAACAGTTCCAGTCGGGATTGCGATGTTTGAAGGGCAGTTCACCGTACCTTGGGGCGATATCACAGCAGCAACGGTTATTGTTACTGTTCCGCTCGTTATCATGGTTCTGTTGTTCCAGCGCAGAATTGTTTCCGGCCTTACATCAGGAGCCGTAAAAGAATAGAAGGCTTTCCTTTCCTTTCGTTTAGGTGCCAGGCACCCGTCTTTGACATATGTCAAAAGGCGGTGCCTGGCACCTTTTAAGGTTATACTAGGAGTAAAATCATAAGGAAGTGAATGAAGTGAAGCTAACAGTAATTGGGTATTGGGGCGGCTATCCGGGAAAAGGAGAAGCTACTTCGGGTTATCTTCTGCAGCATGAGGGCTTTAATCTGCTGATTGACTGCGGGAGCGGTGTTTTGTCCAGCCTGCAGAACTATATAGGGGTTGAGGAATTGAATGCTGTGATCCTGTCGCACTATCATCATGACCATGTGGCAGATATTGGCGTCCTTCAGTATGGCCGGCTCGTTCAATCCTTTTTGCAGAAAAGTATTCCAACACTGCCGGTTTATGGCCATACAAAAGATCAAAAGGGTTTCCAGAGCTTAACGTACCGTTCAGCTACTGCGGGTAAAGCCTACTTCCCGGAACAGCTGCTCCAGATCGGTCCGTTTCATATCTCCTTTATGGAGACAAAGCATCCGGCACCATGCTATGCGATGAGAATTACAGATGGAAGCAAAACCTTCGTATATACAGCAGATTCTGCTTATCTCTCTGACTTTGTTCACTTTAGCAAAGGTGCAGATCTGCTTATTTCAGAATGCAATTTCTACAGTGATCAAGATGGAGGCGGCCCTGGACATATGAACTCTCATGATGCTGCAAACATTGCAGCCAAAGCGGATATTCCTCATCTGTTACTCACGCATCTTCCGCATTTCGGTGACCATAACCAGCTAATCGAACAAGCGTCAGAGAGGTTTAGCGGCAAAGTGGAAACCGCATCTGCCGGGTGGATGTGGGAAGGATAAAATATAACCATAAATTGTTAGGGAATGAGAAGTCTGACAGCTTGCTATTCTTCTAAAAGAGTTGTATAACGAAAAAGGAGAAATTTTTTCTAACTGAGCAGTGAAGGAGAATAAGCTATGCTGTTTATTGATAACCGTAATATTACGGATCCCAGAGTAAACCTTGCCATTGAGGAATACGCTTTAAAAAACCTGGATATTAACGAAACGTATCTTTTATTTTATATTAATGAACCTTCTATTATTATCGGGAAGAACCAGAATACGGTAGAGGAGATCAATGCTGATTATGTTCGGGAGCACGGAATCCATGTCGTCCGCCGACTATCAGGCGGGGGAGCGGTCTACCATGATACCGGCAACCTGAACTTCAGCTTCATTACGAAAGATGATGGCAATTCTTTTCATGATTTTAAAAAGTTTACCGATCCTGTCGTCAAGGCACTGAATAAACTGGGTCTTAATGCGGAGCTTAGCGGAAGAAATGATATTCTCGTTGACGGGAAGAAAATTTCAGGAAACGCTATGTTTACTACCCGAGGCAGAATGTTTAGCCACGGTACACTTATGTTTGATTCTGAAATTGAAAATGTTGTCTCTGCTCTTAATGTAAAATTAGATAAGATTCAATCGAAAGGCATCAAGTCGATTCGCAGTAGGGTTACGAATATTAAAGAGCATATGAATAAAGAAATGACGATGGAGGAATTCAAGCAGATTCTACTTGCGTACTTGTTCGAAGAATTTGAGGAAATCCCGCGCTATGAACTGACCGAGAAAGATTGGGAACAAATTAATAAGTTATCAGAAGAAAGATACCGCAATTGGGATTGGAACTATGGTAACTCTCCGAAATCCAACGTGGAGCTTTCCAACCGTTTTGCTGGTGGTTCAGTAGATGTGAAACTTCAAATTGAGAAAGGCATCATGCGTGAATGTAAAATTTACGGTGATTTCTTTGGAGTAGGCGATGTACGTGACATCGAAGAGCGGCTGATCGGCACCCGCTATGACAGAGGAGACATTGAAAAAGCGCTTGAAGATGCAGACATGAGCCATTATTTTGGAAATGTAACGAGAGAAGAATTTTTGGACTTGCTCTATTAATTAAAAAGCTCTGTAAGACTAAATGATGGAGCGTTTCATTTGTTCCACGAATCATTATATATACAATCTGCTTTAATAAAATTCATTAATAAAGACAGCTATGGCATGAGGCTACAGCTGTCTTTTTTTGCTCATCTTCCATTTGACAGAATAATCGTAAAACGATAAGCTTTAGAAAATAGTATTACATATATAATTAAAACGAAAATAAAACGTCATACTTAATAACTAAAAATGAAAGGGCTTACAAACTAAAGAAGAGGTGAATGAAGTTGATCTTTGATCGGGAAATCGAATGCATGGAACGAGGGGGAAAGCAGGAACTTCAGTTATCAAGACTTAAGGAAACAGCTGGGAAGGTATATGAGAGAGTCCCTTTTTACCGAAAAGCATTTGTGGAAAAAGGGATAGCGCCTGAGGATATTCATACGCTGGAAGATATAAAAAAATTGCCGTTCACCGTAAAAAAGGATCTAAGGGATCATTACCCCTTTGGCCTTTTTGCGGTGGATACAAAAGAGCTGACACGCGTTCATGCTTCTTCGGGTACGAGCGGGAAGCCTACCGTCGTTGGATATACGGCAAAAGATATTGAAAACTGGAGCGCAATGGTGGCACGGTGTATCGCGATCGGCGGAGGTGAGCCTGGAAAATTCCTTCATAACGCATACGGTTACGGCCTCTTTACAGGAGGACTTGGCCTTCATTTCGGCTCAGAACGCCTGGGGATGGTGACTGTACCGGTGTCTGGAGGCAACACGGAACGCCAAATCCTGCTCATTGAAGACTTTAAGCCAGAGGTGATCTGCGGAACTCCGTCCTATATCCTGACTATTGCAGAAAAGATGGAGAAAATAGGCAAGGATCCTCGCGCTACTTCCTTAAAATACGGCATATTTGGTGCAGAGCCTTGGTCAGAGGAGATGAGGACTGCTCTAGAAGAAAAGCTGAATATTAAAGCGATGGACATCTATGGACTCAGTGAAGTGATGGGGCCGGGGGTAGCCATGGAGTGCCATGAAGCACAGGACGGACTTCACATCATGGATGACCACTTTTTTGTTGAAGTGATCGACCCTGACACACTTGAACCAGTTCCTGAGGGGGAAACGGGCGAGCTTGTGTTTACTAGTTTAACGAAAGAAGCCTTCCCTGTCATAAGGTACCGCACAGGCGATATCGCTTCGCTTCGTACGGGAAAATGCGTCTGTGGACGCACTTCCGTCAGGATGTCACGTGTTAAAGGCCGGATTGATGATATGCTCATTATCCGCGGTGTCAACGTTTTTCCATCCGAAATTGAGGACTGTCTTCTGAAAGCTGAGGATCTTGTTCCTCATTATCAGCTCCACGTTCATGCAGACGGTTTTAAAGAGAATGTTCAGCTTCACGTAGAGATTACAGAAGCTTGTTTCACACGCATGGAACAAAACCTTGACCATGTGGAATTGGAATTGCTCAAAGACCGAATCAAGCATGCGGTTAAAAGCAGCTGTCTTGTAAATCTGGATATCCATCTGCTTCCACCGGGCTCCATTCCAAGGTCTGAAGGGAAGGCAGTTCGGGTGGTCAGGCATAAAACCGCTCAATTAGGTGTATAGTTGGTTGTTATTTATATGACGATATTTTATAATAACGGTAAATAAACGTAATATAATTAGGAGGGCTTATTGTGCAGGCAGGTCTCAGCTTTGAACAGTTAACGAACGATGAAAAGCACCAGCACTTTATGGATCGAATCAACCGCGGTGAAAAGATAGAAGCCGATGATTGGATGCCGGATGATTATAGAACAAATCTCATTCGTCTCATTTCTATGCATGGCATTTCGGAAATTATGGGAGCGCTTCCAGAAAAGGAGTGGGTCCCAAAAGCGCCATCCCTTCACCGTAAATTAGCGATTATGGCGAAAGTGCAGGATGAAATGGGGCACGGCCAGCTCTTATTGCGTGTTGCGGAGGATCTCATGGCTCCTCACGGGAAAACAAGAGAAGACATCATGCAGGATCTGTTCTCCGGCCGTCTGAAATTTCACAACGTCTTTCATATGGAGGCACCGACTTGGGGCGATGCCGGAATGATCGCCTGGCTAGTGGACGGAGCAGCCATCATCTCGCAGAGCATGATGCTCGATTCATCATACGGGCCATACGCAAGAGCGTTAAAGCGTATTTGTGCAGAAGAAGTTTTCCATGCTCAGCATGGCGAGAGCATTATTTTAGCCCTTGCTGAAGGTACACCTGAACAGCGAGCATTGCTGCAGGATTCCCTTAACCGCTGGTGGACGTCACTGATTATGTTCTTTGGTCCGAAGTCAGCAAAAGAAACGGGCAATTCGAACGCCGATAAGAACATCATGTATAAAATCCGTACGAAAACGAATGAAGATCTTCGCCAGGAGTTCTTCACCAAATATATTCCGCGCGTCTGGGCGCTCGGCCTTACCATTCCAGATGAAACGATCCATTTTGATGAAGTGACACAAATGTGGGTGTATCAGGATGTCGACTGGAATGAATTTAAACAGATTGTTTCAGGAAATGGGCCGCGTTCACAGGAACGATTGGATTTGAGAAGAAGTTCATATGACAACAACGGCTGGGTTCGGGAGGCACTTGCCGCCCAAAAGGCGATCTAAAGCGGAGGAGAGTGGATAACGAATGAGCGAACAAGGAAACCATTTTTATAACGTGTATGAAGTGTTCAGCAAGAAGACAGATAAAGCTCCTTTTCAGCATCAGTTCAGCCTGCTTGCGCCGAACGCAGATATGGCTCTTGTCATGGCAAAGGAAAATTTCTTCCGCAGAGAGACAGTGGCTGACATTTGGGTCGTCAAACGGGAGAACATCCGCGGCTTAACCCAGAGTGAAAGGGAAATGCTGAAAAGACTGGATAAAGACTATAGAGAAACTAAAGGATATGGTTACCTGAAGAAAAAATGGCGTGACTACAATCAGGAGCAGTTTACAGAACAGCACATTATGGGCGGAAGGGAAGAGAGCCGATGACCGGAGAAACATTAAACCAACAAGAAAAAACAGCGCTCAAGGAATTGATCTATCAGCTGGCAGATGATGACTTTATCCTGGCTTACAGAGGATCGGAATGGCTTGGACTCGCTCCCCATATCGAAGAAGACGTTGCGTTTTCTTCCATCAATCAGGACATGATGGGGCATGCATCAATGTACTACCACCTTTTGGAGGATCTTGGTGAAGGAGAAGCGGACCGCATTGCGCATCTCAGAAAACCCGAAGAGTTCCGCAATGCCATCCTGCTTGAAAGGGTGAACGGAAGCGGGACCTATCTTGATAAACCGGACTATGACTGGGCATTTGCCGTCGTAAGAAACTATTTTTATGCGGTCCACAAACACATCCGTCTGGAATCGCTGAGAATGTCTTCCTACGAACCGCTGGCCAATGCAGCGAAGAAAATCATGACAGAGCAGTATTACCATTTGATGCACTGGGATATTTGGTTCAAGCAGCTCTTAATGAGCACAGAAGATGCGAAGCACCGCATGCTGTCAGCAGTGGATAGAGTATGGAGAGATTTTGGCGGAGTACTTACGCTGGGTCCATTTTATGGAGAGATCGTAAAAGCTGGATTAATAGAAGATGAACCGCTTCTGAAGAAACGGTGGCTTAACAGGATTGAGAAAGTATTCTCGGAAACCGGAATAACAGTACCAGGTGAGCCGCTGATTGAAAGCGGAAACGGCCGGAAAGGCGAGCATACGCCTGACCTTGCTGAAGCCCTTTCCACTCTTTCAGAAGTGTATGCCACTAACCCGGCTTCCGGCTGGTAACAAAACGCAGGACCGGAAAGGAGAGACAGCATGGTTATACAATCTATGAATCTCAAAGAAAAAGTGATCTCAGCCCTCAAGGATGTAAAAGACCCGGAGATTGCTTCTGTAAGCATCCTGGACCTGGGGATGATTGAAGATGTTGAGGAAAGAGAAGGCTCTGTACTCATCAAAGCGCTGCCTACGTTCGTTGGCTGTCCGGCCCTTCATATCATTGAAAGAGATGTTAAACAGGCTGCCTGTGCTGTAGAAGGTGTGAAGGAAGTTCATGTGGAGTTTGTCTACACGCCGGCTTGGACAACAGACCGGATTACTGAAGAAGGCAAAGAGAGATTAAAAGAGTTTGGGATTGCGCCTCCGCCGGCAAATCATGTGATGGGGGAACCGTGGTGCATCGATTGTCCGTATTGCGGCTCCTCATATGTAACCATGGAGAATATCTTCGGCCCAACGGCATGCCGCAGTATCCTATATTGCAAGTCTTGTAAAAACCCCTTTGAAGCGATGAAGCCTGTAGCAGACATGAACTGAAAAAGAAGACTCTTTTCTAAACCGCTCCCAAGAGCAGCTTCAGTTACGAAAACAGCAAAAAAAGAAAAAGGGGAACAGCCAGTTTTATAGAAATGATGTAAGGCTGTCTGCTGATGATGACGAACCATAAAAAATCAAGTCGAAAGGAAGATACAAATGGTAAAATTGATCGCACTTTATAAAACTCCGGAGAACAAGGAAAGTTTTGATGACCATTATTTCGGTACACATACGGAGGTAACGAAAAAGATTCCAGGGCTTCGCAAAATGGAAGTAACAAAGATTGTAGGCTCCCCAATGGGAGAAAGCAAATACTACTTGCTCTGTGAAATGTATTATGACGATCATGAATCATTAAAAGCAGGGA
This genomic stretch from Fictibacillus marinisediminis harbors:
- a CDS encoding LacI family DNA-binding transcriptional regulator → MATIQDVAKLAGLSRTTVSRVINQHPYVTDEKKRLVMNAMEELNYVPNSSARRLRKQQTETIAVYVPRITNPFFSQMVEVMGNYASDKGYQLILCQTSYSRNQEINYLELLKTKQVDGLILTSIENEWSDIEPYMNFGPIMLCNEYNDEADVPTVYLNQVEGGYIGTRHLIEQGHTKIGYCSGDNTASRVASDRYKGYKKALAEAGLPVNDEWFLTSAYSIEDGKRIFQTIASMQNPPTAVFTGSDEVAAGIWKEAVNHQWRVPDDLAIIGFDDQPIADLIGLTTIEQPIEEIAKRAMEQMIQTIEKKLPSKKKEIQLDFKLVKRRST
- a CDS encoding ABC transporter substrate-binding protein, coding for MNIKKISKVITTSLALSLVLSACSDNKASTDEKSKDSGSKGKKVELIYARGKDDTHATQKMVAAFEKKYPNIDVKFREMPADTGKQHNAYVTAFNAKSDEIDVFDMDVVWPAEFAQAGYVMPLDRFIQKDGVKLDEYNEGALSASKFKGKQWALPKFIDAGMLFYRTDLVKSPPKTWDDLLKQAKADKGKGGTKFGYLMQAKQYEGLVCNAVEFIASYGGEIINDKGEVVVDSPQAVKGIKKLVEVATSDVVPKNVTTFAEPESHTAFINGQSAFIRNWPYQYALANDKSQSKIVGKIGVAPLPAGDKGPAAALGGWQAGINKNTDVPKEAWLFLKFMAGEEGQKLDAINGGHAPTLNKLFDDPDVQKANPYFKEEGFVNALKSAVSRPVAPNYTEISDIIQIQISKAIAKEITPEQAAKNMQKEISAKLEK
- a CDS encoding carbohydrate ABC transporter permease, with product MLVAPSLILILLIAVWPVLQSFYYSLFDLRLNNPTKSEVNLSYHIDLEKYLNSYPFLISTLEDEAGKAKGSTADTLNGLIKELKDVDTGIQSDAAVKKKYEQVDDKLTNMEPVSEELSSVKVDKADAMKLDKTLHKVSTQVKDLKGLKSEEDALGLSSSLNEAVIKPNFIGFDHYKSNLTDKRMWMAIWNTSAFTIISVFIELVLGLAIAVLINKAFFGRGLVRATILIPWAIPTAVSAKMWQFLYDGQNGIVAKIFEKIGLVDNATDLLTSNIGAMFSIIFTDVWKTTPYMALLLLAGLQTISSSLYEAASIDGATKWKQFTTITLPLLKSSILVALLFRTLDAFRVFDLVYVLTGGGPANSTETISILAYKRMFEQTNFGDGSALSVIVFVCVAVISMIFIKFLGRDLLNDK
- a CDS encoding carbohydrate ABC transporter permease, with translation MNKKAGPLFYIFLAIFVFLVMFPFLWMLLSSIKPVSELFGDKAFHPFTDHPTFKNYVSVFTNYPFLKYLWNSFVVSGVTTVYTVLIASFTAYAIARLQFKGKTVILGLVLSVSMFPQIATISPIYILLKNIGLTNSYLGLIIPYTTVTLPLSIWILVTFFRKIPFDLEEAAKMDGATLMQTYWKVILPLAVPGIFTTAILVFIAAWNEFLFALTINTDDKLKTVPVGIAMFEGQFTVPWGDITAATVIVTVPLVIMVLLFQRRIVSGLTSGAVKE
- a CDS encoding MBL fold metallo-hydrolase, whose amino-acid sequence is MKLTVIGYWGGYPGKGEATSGYLLQHEGFNLLIDCGSGVLSSLQNYIGVEELNAVILSHYHHDHVADIGVLQYGRLVQSFLQKSIPTLPVYGHTKDQKGFQSLTYRSATAGKAYFPEQLLQIGPFHISFMETKHPAPCYAMRITDGSKTFVYTADSAYLSDFVHFSKGADLLISECNFYSDQDGGGPGHMNSHDAANIAAKADIPHLLLTHLPHFGDHNQLIEQASERFSGKVETASAGWMWEG
- a CDS encoding lipoate--protein ligase gives rise to the protein MLFIDNRNITDPRVNLAIEEYALKNLDINETYLLFYINEPSIIIGKNQNTVEEINADYVREHGIHVVRRLSGGGAVYHDTGNLNFSFITKDDGNSFHDFKKFTDPVVKALNKLGLNAELSGRNDILVDGKKISGNAMFTTRGRMFSHGTLMFDSEIENVVSALNVKLDKIQSKGIKSIRSRVTNIKEHMNKEMTMEEFKQILLAYLFEEFEEIPRYELTEKDWEQINKLSEERYRNWDWNYGNSPKSNVELSNRFAGGSVDVKLQIEKGIMRECKIYGDFFGVGDVRDIEERLIGTRYDRGDIEKALEDADMSHYFGNVTREEFLDLLY
- a CDS encoding phenylacetate--CoA ligase family protein — encoded protein: MFDREIECMERGGKQELQLSRLKETAGKVYERVPFYRKAFVEKGIAPEDIHTLEDIKKLPFTVKKDLRDHYPFGLFAVDTKELTRVHASSGTSGKPTVVGYTAKDIENWSAMVARCIAIGGGEPGKFLHNAYGYGLFTGGLGLHFGSERLGMVTVPVSGGNTERQILLIEDFKPEVICGTPSYILTIAEKMEKIGKDPRATSLKYGIFGAEPWSEEMRTALEEKLNIKAMDIYGLSEVMGPGVAMECHEAQDGLHIMDDHFFVEVIDPDTLEPVPEGETGELVFTSLTKEAFPVIRYRTGDIASLRTGKCVCGRTSVRMSRVKGRIDDMLIIRGVNVFPSEIEDCLLKAEDLVPHYQLHVHADGFKENVQLHVEITEACFTRMEQNLDHVELELLKDRIKHAVKSSCLVNLDIHLLPPGSIPRSEGKAVRVVRHKTAQLGV
- the paaA gene encoding 1,2-phenylacetyl-CoA epoxidase subunit PaaA, yielding MDRINRGEKIEADDWMPDDYRTNLIRLISMHGISEIMGALPEKEWVPKAPSLHRKLAIMAKVQDEMGHGQLLLRVAEDLMAPHGKTREDIMQDLFSGRLKFHNVFHMEAPTWGDAGMIAWLVDGAAIISQSMMLDSSYGPYARALKRICAEEVFHAQHGESIILALAEGTPEQRALLQDSLNRWWTSLIMFFGPKSAKETGNSNADKNIMYKIRTKTNEDLRQEFFTKYIPRVWALGLTIPDETIHFDEVTQMWVYQDVDWNEFKQIVSGNGPRSQERLDLRRSSYDNNGWVREALAAQKAI
- the paaB gene encoding 1,2-phenylacetyl-CoA epoxidase subunit PaaB gives rise to the protein MSEQGNHFYNVYEVFSKKTDKAPFQHQFSLLAPNADMALVMAKENFFRRETVADIWVVKRENIRGLTQSEREMLKRLDKDYRETKGYGYLKKKWRDYNQEQFTEQHIMGGREESR
- the paaC gene encoding 1,2-phenylacetyl-CoA epoxidase subunit PaaC, whose translation is MTGETLNQQEKTALKELIYQLADDDFILAYRGSEWLGLAPHIEEDVAFSSINQDMMGHASMYYHLLEDLGEGEADRIAHLRKPEEFRNAILLERVNGSGTYLDKPDYDWAFAVVRNYFYAVHKHIRLESLRMSSYEPLANAAKKIMTEQYYHLMHWDIWFKQLLMSTEDAKHRMLSAVDRVWRDFGGVLTLGPFYGEIVKAGLIEDEPLLKKRWLNRIEKVFSETGITVPGEPLIESGNGRKGEHTPDLAEALSTLSEVYATNPASGW
- the paaD gene encoding 1,2-phenylacetyl-CoA epoxidase subunit PaaD, producing MVIQSMNLKEKVISALKDVKDPEIASVSILDLGMIEDVEEREGSVLIKALPTFVGCPALHIIERDVKQAACAVEGVKEVHVEFVYTPAWTTDRITEEGKERLKEFGIAPPPANHVMGEPWCIDCPYCGSSYVTMENIFGPTACRSILYCKSCKNPFEAMKPVADMN